A single region of the Lycium barbarum isolate Lr01 chromosome 2, ASM1917538v2, whole genome shotgun sequence genome encodes:
- the LOC132629340 gene encoding glutaredoxin-C1-like, which yields MHEIKSIYTEFLYSLNTPFNSKSPTYTIYTLIVLLLFPHIHWTPLFFSPIVSTMQYQESESSWGNHKNTMGRRRSSSSESLERVARLASASAVVIFSLSTCCMCHATKRLFCELGVSPTVYELDQDSNGKGMERALSKLLGNSSIVPVVFVGGELIGSMDRVMASHINGTLVPLLREAGALWL from the coding sequence ATGCACGAAATTAAATCCATATACACAGAATTCCTATATTCACTAAACACCCCCTTTAATTCAAAATCGCCCACCTACACTATATATACCCTTATTGTTCTACTCCTCTTTCCTCACATTCATTGGACACCATTATTTTTTTCACCAATAGTATCCACAATGCAGTACCAAGAATCGGAGTCATCCTGGGGAAATCACAAAAACACAATGGGGAGGCGAAGATCATCGTCTTCAGAGTCTTTGGAGAGGGTGGCTAGGTTGGCATCAGCAAGTGCAGTGGTGATTTTTAGCTTGAGCACGTGTTGCATGTGCCATGCAACGAAGAGGCTATTTTGTGAGTTGGGAGTGAGCCCAACGGTGTACGAGTTGGACCAAGACTCTAACGGAAAAGGGATGGAGAGAGCACTCTCCAAACTTCTTGGAAATTCATCTATTGTTCCGGTAGTGTTTGTAGGAGGAGAACTAATCGGATCAATGGACAGAGTTATGGCTTCTCATATTAATGGAACTCTTGTCCCACTTCTCAGGGAAGCTGGGGCTCTCTGGCTTTAA